The following DNA comes from Frankia casuarinae.
CGGGCGTAGTGACGTGTTCTCCCTGGGAGTCACCCTTTACCAGATGGTGGAGGGGAGGTTACCGTTCCAGGCCGACACGACCGCCGGGCTGCTCAGCGCGATCCTGTTCGAACCGCCGCGCCCGACCGTGCTCGCCGGTCCACTTCGGCCGGTGCTGGATGCGATGCTCGAGAAGGACCCGGTAGTCCGGCTGGATGCCGCGGCTGCCGCGCGCGCCCTCGCCTCCCTCGCGGCCGGGGGACCGGCATCACCGGTGCTGGTGCCGGCACAGGTACCGACACCGACACCGGCACAGCTACCACCGCCGGCACAGGTACCGACACCGCCGTTGCCGCGGGTACCTACGGTCTCGCGACCGGCAACGGCCCTGCTGCCGCCCGTCGGCGAGCCGGAGGCAGGCGGTTCGCGGTGGCCTGACTCCGGGATGCCTGGGACGCCTGGGCTGTCCGGGGCGCCTGGCCGTCCCTCAGGACGGGTGTGGCTCGTGGCCGGGACGTTGACAGCCGTCCTCGCGATCCTGGCCGGGGTGTTCCTCGCCCGCGGTGGTGTCGGCGCCCATCCGGGCGACGGGTCCCTGACCGGCACCGCGTCCGCGACGGTGGCCGCGACCGGACCGGAAGACGGCGTCCCGAGGGTATCGCCGTCCGCGGCCGCGAGCGGGGCGGGGAGCGGGGCCGCGAGCGGTGCGGGGACCAGTGCGGGGACCGGGGCGCGAACGAGTTCGGCCACTGCAGCAGGCTCCCCCCGACCGTCCCAGGAGCTCACCGTCGTGCCCTCCTTCTCCGCCGCCGCGCCCGGGGTGTCGCAGTACAGCGCCGACTATTACGCAACTCTCACCAGAAGCCGGCAGGACGGCTTCCTGCTGCGGGTCGGATTCGACGCGACCGGCCGTAGCGACCTGCGGGATCCGCGGACATCCTGCGTGCTGGTCTCGTCGGGTTCTCGCGAGCTCCGGCTGTTTCCCGTCCAGGCCGACGTGCCGGTGAGCTCCTCCGGACGGTATTCCGGAACACTGACGTTCTCGCTCGCGCTGCCGGGAAGCTACCGTTTCCGCTACTCGTGCCAGGCGGACTACTCGGCCGCGCTCCTCGGCACGGTGACGATGCCATCGGTGGCGGTGAGCGTTTACGACGACAACTACTTCGTGAACGTGCTGGAGGTACGCGTCGGAGCCGGTCGGACGGTCGTGTTTTTCGCCGCAGCGGGAGCGGCGGACCTCCGGGTGCCGGTTACGTCGTGCCTTCGGTTGGAAAGCGGGATCCGTAGGCCTGTCGTGGAGCTGAAGACCTCGCGGAAGTCGCCGACGGGGGCGACGTACATCGGAACGATGCGGTTCGAGGGGACCCCGCCGGCTACCCTCGTCTATTCCTGCTCCGATTACTCGCCTGTCAACCTGTGACGGCCTTCGGGCCTTCGGGCTTGTCGCAGACCTGTCTTCGAACGTGTGTTTGGTAGTGTCGAAGCATGGAGATCGCGGCGTTCCAGGCCTCGTTGCTCGATGACGCCCCGGCGATCGAGGTCGGCCCACTCGGGACGTCCGTCCGACGAGTCGGGCTCGCGCGGGGTGCGTGGGTCGATGTGCGGCCCCGCTGGATCGTTGGAGCCGACGTGCTCTTCGAGCGGCTGCGCGATCGTGTCCCCTGGCGGGCGGAGCAGCGGACGATGTACGACAGGGTCGTCGACATTCCCCGGCTGCTCGCCTTCTACGACGAGCGTGCGTCGCTGCCCGATCCGGCGCTCGGCGCGGCGAAGCGGGTCCTCGACGAGCACTATGCGGCCGAGTTGGGCGAGGGCTTCGCCACCGCCGGGCTGTGCCTGTATCGCGACGGGCGTGACAGTGTGGCCTGGCATGGCGATCGCGTCGGGCCGGGTGGGTTCCGCGACACCATGGTCGCGATCGCCGTCCTGGGCGCCCCGCGTGCGTTGCTGCTGCGGCCGCGGGGCGGGGGCGGCCCGGCGATCCGGCACGACCTGGGCCACGGCGACCTGCTCGTGATGGGAGGCAGTTGCCAGCGCACGTGGGATCATGCCGTGCCCAAGACGGCGCGGCCGGTCGGGCCGCGGATCAGCGTTCAGTTCCGCCCGCGCGGCGTGCGCTGAGCTGGACCGTTCCCGCTTCGGTGGACCTCGCTCGGGCGTACGGGAAGAAGGCCCGGCGGGCGGCCCTGGCCCGGTACGGTCTCGATCGTTTCCTGCGGGACTGGGACGAGGTGCTCGCGCGGGTCACGGACTGAGCTCCGACACCGGGTTTATCCACATGATTGCAAGGAAATGTCTTTCACATGACGGGTAAACCGGAGCTGCCCGGCGAGTCGGGCGAGTCGGGCGAGCCCGGCGAGCCCGGCGAGCCCGGCGAGCCGTTGGACAGGTTCGTGCTGCCGCTCAGCCCGATCGCGCCCCGGCAGGCCCGGGTCCGGCTGGCCGCGGGCCTCGCCGGCACCGGCTTCGCGGCGGAGCTGACCGAGATCGTCGTGCTGCTCGCCAGCGAACTGGTCACCAACGCCGTCGTGCACGGCCGCGGTGAGCCGGTTCTGGAGATCCGGACAACCGACCACCAGGTGTGGGTCGGCGTCCAGGATCCGGACAGCCGCCTCCCGCAGGTGCAGCAGGTCGACACCGACTCGCTCGGCGGGCGGGGTATGCACCTGGTGGCCGAGCTCGCTGAGACCTGGGGCGCCGACGTCATCCCCGGCGACGGGAAGGTCGTCTGGTTCCGGTTGCGTCGGGAGAGCCCCGCCGTCGATGGTTGACCGCCGCCGCTGCGGCCGGGCGCGCCGGGGCTTACCTGACGCCGGGGCTTACCTGACGGCCTCGGGCAGGACGGGGGTGGGCGGGCCGAGAAGGAAGCCCTGGCCGTAGGGGATCGCGGTCTCCCGGGTGGCCTGGAGTTCGGCCGCGGTCTCGATGCCCTCGGCGACCACGCTGCCTCCGATCTCCTTGGCGACGTGCACCAGCCCGGCGGCCACGGCCCGCCGGGCCGGGTCGGTGTCGATGCCCTGGGTCAGGCAGCAGTCCATCTTGATGATCTCCGGTCGCAGCCGGACGAGCTGTTCCAGCCCGGCATAGCCGGTACCCACGTCGTCGGCGGCGATGCGGACGCCGAGCCGGCGCAGGTGCTCGATGTCGCGGTTGATCGCCGGAGTGTCGCCGATCCGTTCGTGCTCGGTGATCTCCACGAGGATGCGTTCGGCATCCTCGTTCATGATCATGTCCACCAGGCCGGCCGAGAGGGTCGTCGCCGAGACGTTAATCGCGAGGATCATGTGCGTCGGCAGCCGGGGCAGCACGGCGAGCGCGCGTCGGACCGCGGCGAGTTCGAGATCGACGTTGAGGCCGACGGAGCCTGCCGCGGTGAACCACTGTGACGGGCTGCGGGCGTAGTCCGAGAACCGGGACAGCGCCTCCACTCCGATGATCTTTCCGTGTTCGAGGTCGAGCACCGGCTGGAAGGCGAGCGCGGGCCCCCCGCCGTCGATCACATGGCTGACGTCGCGCCAGACGCGGCTGCGGACCTCCCACATCCGGTGCAGGTCGGTCACGGAATCGCCGAGGATCTCCGCGATCATCCGCAGGAACCGGCCGTCGCGCGGCCGCAGGTGCGGATGCGGCCCGTGCCCGAGACAGCCGGCCAGGCCGTAGACGATGCCGTCGCTGTCGACCACCGGCACGGCGGCGTAGGCCCCCACGTCGAGTTCGTCGACGACGGGCAGTCGCAGGATGCGCGGATCGGCTCGGGTGTCCGGGATGACGGTGGGAAACTCACCGGACAGGACGCGTCCGAACAGGGCGCTCTCGCGCCGAACGGTGGAGCCCGGGGCCAGCTGGAACGACGCGCCGTCCCCGTTGATGACCTGCACGACGAGGACGTCCGCCTCGATGCGACCGAGCCAGGCAAGATCCATGCCCAGATGGCGGCGCAGTATCCCCAGCAGCTCCACCACCGCCGTCGCCGGCTCGGGAACCTCGGCCTTCGGCCCGAGCACCGAGGCGGGGGTTGGACGGACCGACATCCGTACCACCTCCTCTCCTGGTGTTCCCTCGGGTTTTCCGCGCACACCCTGGTCGGCACCGAGATCTGTTACCGTTTCATGAACGATATCGACCTGTTCATGACCGGCGTCCGCCACTGCCGGGAGATCCATCCACTGTCTCCCGTCTGTCTCCCCTCGCGTCCGTTGTCTCTTCGTGTTGTAGTAGACACGGGATCGGGACGGATGCCTGCTCGGCGAGCGAGGATGCTCGGAGGGGAGGCGGTGTCGCGTGGCGGACATCGTGGTCGGGATCGACGGGTCGACAGATGCCGAGCGCGCGCTGCGGTGGGCCGTGCGCGCGGGGCGTCGTTGTAGCGCGCGGGTGCGTGCCGTGCTCGTCTGGGCCGCGGCCGGCCCGTTCTGCACGCGGGTGAAGCCGCCGCCCGCCACCTCACCGGAGCATCCCCGCTGGACGGCCCAGTGGATGCTGCACGACGTCGTCAACCGGGTCCGCGAGGCCCAGCCCGACGCCTGGATCGTCGAGCGGACCGTGTACGGGAGCCCGGTGGACACGATACTGACCGAGTCGGAGGGCGCGGTCATGCTCGTCCTCGGTGCCCGCGGCCGTGACCGGCCGCGCCGCCTGCCGGCCGGTTCGGTCAGCATGGCGTGCGTGTACGGGGCGTCGGTGCCGGTGGTCGTGGTCCACGGCAGGTCGGCGGAGCCGGCCGAGAGCGGGCCCGTCGTCGTCGGGGTGGACGGGTCCGCCTGCTCGT
Coding sequences within:
- a CDS encoding serine/threonine-protein kinase codes for the protein MVGHAGLVVAGRYRLQDRLGAGGMGAVWRATDQMLRVDVALKEVSIPVDSTPGEWTERIARARREGMNAARLRGHPGIVSVHDVVEDGGLPWIVMDLIIPARSVADRLRGSGGLRPDETASIGAAVADALAFAHAKGVVHRDIKPGNILLAESGRALVTDFGIAAHNDDSRMTAAGVVGTIAYVAPERLGGQPADGRSDVFSLGVTLYQMVEGRLPFQADTTAGLLSAILFEPPRPTVLAGPLRPVLDAMLEKDPVVRLDAAAAARALASLAAGGPASPVLVPAQVPTPTPAQLPPPAQVPTPPLPRVPTVSRPATALLPPVGEPEAGGSRWPDSGMPGTPGLSGAPGRPSGRVWLVAGTLTAVLAILAGVFLARGGVGAHPGDGSLTGTASATVAATGPEDGVPRVSPSAAASGAGSGAASGAGTSAGTGARTSSATAAGSPRPSQELTVVPSFSAAAPGVSQYSADYYATLTRSRQDGFLLRVGFDATGRSDLRDPRTSCVLVSSGSRELRLFPVQADVPVSSSGRYSGTLTFSLALPGSYRFRYSCQADYSAALLGTVTMPSVAVSVYDDNYFVNVLEVRVGAGRTVVFFAAAGAADLRVPVTSCLRLESGIRRPVVELKTSRKSPTGATYIGTMRFEGTPPATLVYSCSDYSPVNL
- a CDS encoding sensor domain-containing phosphodiesterase, producing the protein MSVRPTPASVLGPKAEVPEPATAVVELLGILRRHLGMDLAWLGRIEADVLVVQVINGDGASFQLAPGSTVRRESALFGRVLSGEFPTVIPDTRADPRILRLPVVDELDVGAYAAVPVVDSDGIVYGLAGCLGHGPHPHLRPRDGRFLRMIAEILGDSVTDLHRMWEVRSRVWRDVSHVIDGGGPALAFQPVLDLEHGKIIGVEALSRFSDYARSPSQWFTAAGSVGLNVDLELAAVRRALAVLPRLPTHMILAINVSATTLSAGLVDMIMNEDAERILVEITEHERIGDTPAINRDIEHLRRLGVRIAADDVGTGYAGLEQLVRLRPEIIKMDCCLTQGIDTDPARRAVAAGLVHVAKEIGGSVVAEGIETAAELQATRETAIPYGQGFLLGPPTPVLPEAVR
- a CDS encoding ATP-binding protein, producing the protein MTGKPELPGESGESGEPGEPGEPGEPLDRFVLPLSPIAPRQARVRLAAGLAGTGFAAELTEIVVLLASELVTNAVVHGRGEPVLEIRTTDHQVWVGVQDPDSRLPQVQQVDTDSLGGRGMHLVAELAETWGADVIPGDGKVVWFRLRRESPAVDG
- a CDS encoding alpha-ketoglutarate-dependent dioxygenase AlkB; amino-acid sequence: MEIAAFQASLLDDAPAIEVGPLGTSVRRVGLARGAWVDVRPRWIVGADVLFERLRDRVPWRAEQRTMYDRVVDIPRLLAFYDERASLPDPALGAAKRVLDEHYAAELGEGFATAGLCLYRDGRDSVAWHGDRVGPGGFRDTMVAIAVLGAPRALLLRPRGGGGPAIRHDLGHGDLLVMGGSCQRTWDHAVPKTARPVGPRISVQFRPRGVR